Proteins co-encoded in one Ruegeria sp. HKCCD4315 genomic window:
- a CDS encoding phospholipid-binding protein MlaC: MPNNELNRRHFIASGLALALLPMPALAQTEAAAKALVNSVVADINRVIDSGKSEKAMLRDFEKIFVQYGDVPIMARYALGADARTASPAQLKKFTKAFQGYISRKYGRRFREFIGGEVDVRNARKIKAGYEVRTLVKLRGSAPFDVTFLVSDKSGRDKFYNMFIEGVNLLLTERTEIGAMLDARKGNLDQLIRDLNKTG; the protein is encoded by the coding sequence ATGCCGAATAACGAGTTGAACCGCCGCCACTTCATCGCCTCGGGCCTTGCATTGGCCCTGCTGCCGATGCCAGCCTTGGCACAGACCGAAGCCGCAGCAAAAGCGCTGGTCAACAGCGTGGTTGCCGACATCAATCGGGTGATCGATTCAGGCAAGTCTGAAAAAGCAATGCTGCGCGACTTCGAAAAGATATTTGTTCAATATGGCGATGTTCCCATCATGGCGCGTTACGCGCTGGGTGCTGATGCCCGAACGGCCAGCCCGGCCCAATTGAAAAAGTTCACCAAAGCGTTCCAGGGCTATATCTCGCGTAAATATGGCCGCCGGTTCCGAGAGTTCATTGGCGGCGAGGTCGATGTGCGCAATGCCCGGAAAATCAAGGCCGGGTACGAAGTTCGGACGCTGGTCAAACTGCGCGGCTCGGCCCCCTTTGACGTGACCTTTCTGGTTTCCGACAAGTCGGGCCGGGACAAGTTCTATAATATGTTCATCGAAGGCGTGAACCTTCTGCTGACCGAACGCACCGAAATCGGCGCTATGCTGGATGCCCGGAAAGGCAATCTGGATCAACTGATCAGAGATCTGAACAAAACAGGCTGA
- a CDS encoding RidA family protein, with product MSIAAKLETLGVTLDEAPAPAANYVPFVRMGNIVYVSGQISKTDELITGKLGDDMDVEAGAAAARVCAINLLAQVKAACGGDIEKLVRVIKLTGFVNSTADFTQQPQVINGASDFLVEALGDAGRHSRSAVSAASLPLGVAVEIEGIFEVQ from the coding sequence ATGAGCATCGCCGCAAAACTGGAAACCCTGGGTGTTACACTGGATGAAGCGCCTGCACCCGCTGCCAACTATGTGCCATTCGTGCGCATGGGCAACATCGTTTATGTGTCGGGCCAGATTTCGAAAACCGATGAACTGATCACCGGTAAACTGGGGGATGACATGGATGTCGAAGCCGGAGCCGCAGCGGCACGGGTTTGCGCGATCAATCTGTTGGCACAGGTCAAAGCAGCCTGTGGCGGCGACATCGAAAAGCTGGTGCGCGTGATCAAATTGACCGGGTTTGTTAACTCGACGGCGGATTTCACGCAGCAGCCGCAAGTGATCAACGGCGCGTCCGATTTCCTTGTCGAGGCGCTGGGCGATGCCGGTCGCCATTCGCGCTCTGCCGTCAGTGCCGCGTCACTGCCGTTGGGCGTCGCGGTTGAGATCGAAGGGATTTTCGAAGTCCAATGA
- a CDS encoding glycerophosphodiester phosphodiesterase family protein, protein MTPTLPSEFLQRPIAHRALHDISDNRPENSRAAIQAAIDAGYGIEIDLQLTADGQVMVFHDYDLKRLTGQTGAIQQITGAEASAVPLLHSDGEGIPSLKEVLDIVAGQVPLLVEFKDQDGAMGTGIGPLEQEALRILSGYEGPLALMSFNPNSTAELARLAPHLPCGIVTCAFESEDWPLSQTVREHLRDIPDFERSNASFISHEAADLTRPRVAELKARGVPILCWTIRSPEQEAEAREVADNVTFEGYLAAHSA, encoded by the coding sequence ATGACACCCACATTGCCGTCAGAGTTTCTTCAACGCCCGATTGCGCATCGGGCGTTGCATGACATTTCCGACAACCGCCCTGAGAACAGCCGCGCCGCCATTCAGGCTGCAATTGACGCCGGATATGGGATCGAGATTGACCTGCAACTGACTGCAGATGGTCAGGTGATGGTCTTTCACGACTATGACCTCAAGCGTCTGACCGGGCAGACCGGCGCGATTCAGCAGATCACCGGGGCAGAGGCGTCGGCGGTTCCGTTGCTGCATTCCGACGGTGAAGGTATCCCGTCGCTGAAAGAAGTACTGGATATTGTCGCCGGTCAGGTGCCGTTGCTTGTTGAGTTCAAAGATCAGGACGGAGCCATGGGCACCGGCATCGGTCCGCTGGAGCAAGAGGCCCTGCGTATTCTGTCGGGCTATGAAGGCCCGCTGGCGCTGATGTCGTTCAACCCGAACTCGACCGCTGAACTGGCGCGCCTGGCCCCGCATTTGCCATGCGGGATCGTAACATGCGCCTTTGAGTCGGAGGATTGGCCGTTGTCTCAAACCGTCCGCGAACACCTGCGCGACATTCCGGATTTTGAGCGGAGCAACGCCAGCTTCATCAGTCACGAGGCTGCCGACCTGACGCGCCCCCGCGTGGCCGAGTTGAAGGCGCGCGGCGTGCCGATCCTTTGCTGGACCATCCGGTCGCCTGAACAAGAGGCAGAGGCCCGTGAAGTTGCCGACAATGTGACATTCGAAGGGTATCTGGCTGCGCATTCAGCTTGA
- a CDS encoding FliM/FliN family flagellar motor C-terminal domain-containing protein, with product MNDTQIPQTEKPNPFESVPIEVTVSVGRARPLIRDLLNMGENAVLTLDKRIEDPVDLYVGDQLVARGLLEEMEGDQAGQLAVRLTEIADLQNGIG from the coding sequence ATGAATGACACTCAAATCCCGCAAACAGAAAAACCAAACCCGTTTGAATCTGTCCCGATCGAGGTGACAGTCTCGGTTGGTCGTGCCCGTCCGCTAATCAGGGATCTGTTGAACATGGGCGAGAACGCGGTTTTGACGCTGGACAAACGGATCGAAGATCCGGTCGACCTTTACGTCGGGGACCAGCTGGTTGCGCGTGGTTTGCTGGAAGAGATGGAGGGCGACCAGGCCGGACAATTGGCTGTGCGCCTGACCGAGATTGCCGACCTTCAAAACGGGATCGGTTGA
- the fliF gene encoding flagellar basal-body MS-ring/collar protein FliF: protein MQQIGTVWASLDRRKQIFVAGAVALVFLGILGMSRLVTAPSMTLLYAGLESGAAGDIVRALDQRGVIYEIRGGSIYVPGAQRDELRMTLASEGLPANGNRGYELLDSLSGFGTTSQMFDAAYWRAKEGELARTIVGSRHVSQARVHIANGSANPFQRSVSPTASVYLVPSGADITSDQAKAIRFLIASAVSGLAPENVTVIDSNGAVIGGQDTAVAADTAEDKSRQLRERVLRLVEARVGTGNAVVEVSVDTETKTESIRERRFDPKSRVAISTDVEERSDSARNQSSDVTVASNLPDGDGAGGDESNSTATQTRERVNYEVSETELEVHTAPGAIKRLTVAVLVNGTRTVDASGVESFAPLPQAELDALQELVASAVGFDAARGDVITLKSLDLPIVEPQGTLASSSMWQKIHLDAMSLIQMTVLAVVSLVLALFVIRPILMKPAMTTALLPAADEASEGASVLTGEIATGEGADFAPLPPQGGVPVLSDSATEDPVARLRTMIGDKQEETVEILRSWLEEGEERV, encoded by the coding sequence GTGCAGCAGATCGGAACTGTCTGGGCAAGTTTGGACAGGCGTAAACAAATTTTCGTTGCTGGTGCGGTTGCGCTGGTGTTTTTGGGAATTCTGGGAATGTCCCGCCTTGTAACGGCGCCGTCCATGACGCTGCTGTATGCAGGCCTGGAAAGCGGCGCGGCGGGGGATATCGTGCGTGCCCTGGATCAGCGCGGTGTCATCTATGAGATTCGCGGTGGATCAATCTATGTCCCCGGCGCGCAGCGGGATGAGTTGCGGATGACCCTGGCCAGCGAAGGTCTGCCAGCGAATGGCAACCGGGGGTATGAACTGCTGGATTCGCTGAGTGGGTTTGGCACCACCTCGCAGATGTTCGATGCAGCATACTGGCGCGCAAAAGAAGGTGAGCTGGCGCGCACAATAGTCGGCAGCCGGCACGTCAGCCAGGCACGTGTGCACATCGCCAACGGATCGGCGAACCCATTCCAGCGCAGTGTATCACCTACGGCTTCCGTCTATCTGGTGCCTTCTGGCGCCGACATCACCAGCGACCAGGCCAAGGCCATCCGGTTCCTGATTGCCTCAGCCGTGAGCGGGCTTGCGCCCGAGAACGTGACCGTGATCGACTCGAACGGGGCCGTGATCGGTGGGCAGGACACAGCTGTTGCCGCTGATACAGCGGAAGACAAATCGCGCCAGCTGCGTGAACGTGTTCTGCGTTTGGTCGAAGCGCGCGTTGGAACCGGAAATGCGGTGGTCGAGGTCAGCGTGGACACTGAGACCAAGACCGAATCCATCCGCGAGCGTCGCTTTGATCCCAAGAGCCGTGTGGCGATCAGCACGGATGTAGAAGAACGCTCGGACAGTGCCCGCAATCAGTCTTCCGATGTCACCGTGGCATCGAATCTGCCCGATGGAGATGGGGCTGGCGGGGATGAGTCAAACTCCACCGCCACCCAAACGCGTGAGCGTGTGAACTATGAGGTCTCTGAGACAGAGCTTGAAGTGCACACCGCGCCCGGTGCGATCAAACGACTGACGGTTGCTGTGTTGGTGAACGGGACCCGGACTGTGGATGCCTCGGGCGTGGAATCATTTGCACCGCTGCCACAGGCAGAGCTGGACGCGCTTCAGGAACTGGTGGCTTCGGCCGTGGGTTTCGATGCCGCGCGCGGGGACGTGATAACTCTGAAGTCTCTGGATTTACCGATAGTAGAGCCGCAAGGCACCTTGGCGTCGTCTTCAATGTGGCAAAAGATTCATCTGGATGCCATGTCCCTGATCCAGATGACGGTTTTGGCTGTTGTCTCGTTGGTGCTTGCGCTGTTCGTCATCCGACCGATCCTTATGAAGCCTGCAATGACGACGGCCCTGTTGCCCGCCGCTGACGAAGCAAGTGAAGGCGCTTCGGTTCTGACTGGTGAAATTGCAACGGGCGAGGGTGCTGATTTCGCACCTTTGCCGCCACAGGGGGGCGTTCCTGTTCTGAGCGATAGCGCCACTGAAGATCCGGTCGCGCGATTGCGGACAATGATCGGCGACAAGCAAGAAGAAACAGTCGAGATTCTGCGCAGTTGGCTTGAAGAAGGCGAGGAGAGGGTGTGA
- the fliL gene encoding flagellar basal body-associated protein FliL: MTDATAEQAEAPDKKGKKAILIGVILAIAGAAGGYFLTSSGLIPFGGKAAKESSQDVEKDTPARALADVGFVDLPPVIVSVNSGSSRHLKFHAQLEVNAPYVADVKKMLPRIMDVLNGYLRAVELHDLEDPLALMRIRGHLLRRVEIVVGDGRVRDVLVMEFVLN, from the coding sequence ATGACCGACGCAACGGCTGAACAGGCAGAAGCCCCTGACAAAAAGGGAAAAAAAGCAATACTCATCGGGGTGATTCTGGCGATTGCCGGGGCTGCTGGCGGGTATTTCCTGACCTCTTCAGGGCTGATTCCGTTCGGCGGTAAAGCCGCAAAAGAATCAAGTCAGGACGTCGAAAAGGACACGCCAGCCAGAGCATTGGCAGATGTCGGGTTCGTAGATCTGCCACCCGTGATCGTATCTGTGAATTCGGGCAGTTCTCGGCATCTGAAATTTCACGCGCAGCTCGAAGTGAACGCCCCGTATGTGGCTGACGTCAAAAAAATGCTGCCGCGGATCATGGATGTTCTGAACGGATATCTGCGGGCAGTGGAGTTGCACGATCTTGAAGATCCGCTGGCGCTGATGCGCATCCGTGGCCACTTGCTACGGCGCGTTGAAATTGTTGTAGGCGACGGTCGCGTTCGCGACGTGCTGGTCATGGAATTTGTACTGAATTAG
- a CDS encoding MotE family protein, which translates to MSRRRASRQDGRPRAGVLTVIALLMLGSAVIRIGLEAGPALAKPTESEFAESKPTAPKARDIQALLNELLKREERVKQREDMLREQEKALEIAGQAIETRLVALEEAEQSLRATLAVADNAAEKDLTRLTGVYQTMKPKDAAALFETMEPTFAAGFLSRMPPDSAAGILAGLSPEAAYTISVVMAGRNASAPLE; encoded by the coding sequence ATGAGCCGTCGCCGCGCCTCCCGACAAGACGGCCGCCCGCGAGCCGGCGTCCTAACCGTCATTGCCTTACTGATGCTCGGCTCTGCCGTTATTCGTATCGGGTTAGAGGCGGGACCAGCCCTTGCGAAGCCGACAGAATCTGAGTTTGCAGAATCCAAACCCACAGCACCAAAGGCACGCGATATTCAGGCGCTCTTGAATGAACTTCTAAAGCGAGAAGAACGGGTCAAGCAACGTGAAGACATGCTTCGTGAACAGGAAAAGGCGCTGGAGATCGCCGGTCAAGCGATTGAGACGCGTTTGGTTGCGCTTGAAGAGGCAGAGCAGTCTTTGCGCGCTACTCTGGCCGTTGCCGACAACGCCGCCGAGAAAGATCTGACCCGTCTGACAGGTGTTTATCAGACCATGAAACCCAAAGATGCCGCCGCGTTATTTGAAACCATGGAGCCAACTTTTGCAGCTGGATTCCTGTCCCGTATGCCGCCCGACTCTGCGGCTGGGATTCTGGCGGGTCTCAGTCCTGAGGCGGCCTATACGATCAGCGTGGTCATGGCCGGGCGCAACGCCTCAGCCCCACTGGAATAG
- a CDS encoding VacJ family lipoprotein, producing MPSRLRLKHFIVLSCMAILSACATTPPEGASRSDVFDPYENNNRAIHKFNLGVDRFLFRPASKGYVKIVPDPMVTSFSTFAENISLPGQAVDYLLQGNPKQMGNALLRFVINMTVGGFGLSAPADELNLPPVDTDFGETLHVWGVGEGAYIELPFYGPSTQRDAIGVVINLFSNPINFSPVRPVDNIGVYAEIVRRMGDRGRFSDTVDSILYESADSYAQARLIFLQNRRFELARDDEDAYLDLYSDPYAETGTDPVRDPFLDPYEDPYAE from the coding sequence GTGCCAAGCAGATTGCGCCTGAAACATTTTATTGTCCTGTCATGCATGGCCATTCTGTCTGCTTGCGCTACGACCCCGCCCGAGGGGGCCTCGCGTAGCGACGTTTTTGATCCGTATGAGAACAACAACCGGGCGATCCACAAGTTCAACCTTGGTGTGGACCGATTCTTGTTCCGCCCTGCTTCGAAAGGCTATGTGAAGATCGTTCCTGACCCGATGGTGACCAGTTTCAGCACCTTCGCCGAAAACATCTCGCTGCCAGGGCAGGCCGTTGATTACCTGTTGCAGGGCAATCCGAAACAGATGGGCAACGCGTTGCTGCGCTTCGTGATCAACATGACTGTGGGTGGCTTTGGTCTTTCCGCACCGGCGGATGAATTGAACCTGCCACCAGTGGATACCGATTTCGGCGAGACGCTGCATGTGTGGGGTGTGGGCGAAGGCGCATATATTGAGCTTCCCTTCTACGGCCCATCGACCCAACGGGATGCGATCGGGGTTGTGATCAACTTGTTCTCAAACCCAATCAATTTTTCTCCGGTGCGACCCGTCGACAACATTGGCGTATACGCCGAGATCGTCCGCCGCATGGGAGATCGCGGCCGGTTCTCGGATACAGTCGATTCGATTCTTTATGAAAGTGCAGACAGTTACGCGCAGGCACGCCTGATCTTTCTGCAAAATCGCCGCTTTGAACTGGCAAGAGATGACGAAGACGCCTATCTGGATCTATATTCTGACCCCTATGCCGAAACCGGGACAGACCCGGTCAGGGACCCCTTTTTAGACCCCTACGAGGACCCCTATGCCGAATAA
- the fliP gene encoding flagellar type III secretion system pore protein FliP (The bacterial flagellar biogenesis protein FliP forms a type III secretion system (T3SS)-type pore required for flagellar assembly.), giving the protein MRFAIWLALAIVLTPSLAAAQDVTLSLGEGGSISARTIQLILLITVLSIAPGLAVMITCFPFLVTVLSILRQGIGLQQSPPNMLIVSLALFLTYFIMDPVFTEAWESGIRPMMEETIGVEAALERALGPFRTFMAARLDADTFFAMAALRPGGDEIELSAQAPLSVLMPSFMLSEIARAFQIGFLIFLPFLIIDLVVAAVLMSMGMMMVPPAIVSLPFKLAFFVIADGWALIADALVRSYAP; this is encoded by the coding sequence ATGCGCTTTGCGATCTGGCTGGCTCTGGCTATTGTGCTGACCCCATCGCTCGCTGCAGCGCAGGATGTGACTTTGTCCCTTGGCGAGGGCGGGTCGATATCGGCCCGGACCATCCAGTTGATCCTTTTGATCACGGTGTTGAGCATAGCGCCGGGCCTGGCTGTTATGATCACCTGTTTCCCGTTTCTGGTTACAGTGTTGTCGATCCTGCGACAGGGAATAGGCTTGCAGCAATCGCCGCCCAATATGCTGATTGTCAGTCTGGCGTTGTTTCTGACCTATTTCATCATGGACCCCGTGTTCACCGAAGCCTGGGAAAGTGGCATTCGCCCGATGATGGAGGAAACGATCGGGGTCGAGGCCGCGCTGGAACGGGCGCTGGGCCCCTTCCGCACTTTCATGGCAGCCCGCTTGGATGCGGATACTTTTTTTGCCATGGCTGCCCTACGTCCCGGTGGAGATGAGATTGAACTGTCAGCGCAAGCGCCGCTATCCGTCCTGATGCCGTCTTTCATGCTGTCCGAAATCGCGCGGGCTTTTCAGATTGGCTTTCTGATTTTCCTGCCGTTTCTGATCATCGATCTAGTTGTTGCAGCGGTGTTGATGTCGATGGGTATGATGATGGTCCCTCCGGCAATCGTATCCTTGCCATTCAAACTGGCGTTCTTTGTCATAGCAGACGGCTGGGCGTTGATTGCAGACGCTTTGGTGCGCAGCTATGCGCCCTGA
- a CDS encoding DUF6468 domain-containing protein, whose amino-acid sequence MELIADILLVAGALGAGLYCFVLSRRLKRFTDLEKGVGGAVAVLSTQAEELKKSLDNARDASDQSGEQLGALTQRAETVAQRLELMMASMHDIVPEEAPKPDATEEPVSDATQPKEPCDIEQEISADPAESAAPEGKEQQNKAPDGLMFFRHDRNQDGAQA is encoded by the coding sequence TTGGAGCTGATTGCGGATATTTTGCTGGTCGCTGGCGCGCTGGGTGCGGGTCTGTACTGTTTTGTTCTATCGCGCCGCCTTAAGCGGTTTACCGACCTTGAGAAAGGCGTTGGTGGCGCCGTGGCCGTGCTATCAACACAAGCGGAAGAGCTGAAGAAATCTCTGGATAACGCACGTGACGCATCTGATCAGTCCGGTGAACAGCTTGGGGCGCTGACACAACGGGCTGAAACCGTCGCTCAGCGGCTGGAACTCATGATGGCGTCAATGCATGACATTGTCCCCGAAGAGGCACCTAAGCCGGATGCAACGGAAGAGCCGGTTTCTGATGCAACCCAACCAAAAGAGCCATGCGATATTGAGCAAGAAATCTCCGCAGACCCCGCCGAGTCCGCTGCGCCTGAAGGGAAGGAACAGCAAAACAAAGCCCCCGATGGGCTGATGTTTTTCCGCCATGACCGCAATCAGGACGGAGCCCAGGCATGA